The segment CGCCTCGAAAACGGCGACCGCCTCGAGATCGTCCGCTTCGTGGGCGGAGGTTGAGATGACTGACGCCGGCGACGACACGCTCGTCATCGCGGGCGAAAAATTCGGCTCGCGCCTTTTGCTCGGCACCGGCAAGTTCTCAAGCCCCCAGGCGATGGCCGAGGCGGTCGCGGCGTCGGAGTCGGAGCTTGTCACGGTGGCATTGCGTCGCGTCGATCTGACGCAGCCGGACGACTTGATGATGAGCGCGCTGGATACGAGCCGCTATCGCATCCTGCCGAATACGTCCGGCGCGCGCGACGCGGCGGAGGCGGTTCGCCTTGCCAAACTGGCTCGGGCGGCCGGCGGGTACACCTGGATCAAGCTCGAAGTGACTCCCGAACCGAATTACCTGTTGCCCGATCCGGTGGAGACGCTGAAGGCCGCGGTGGAACTGGTAAAGCTTGGTTTCACGGTGTTGCCCTACATGAACGCCGATCCGATCCTCGCCCGGCATCTGGAAGACGCGGGATGCGCCACGGTGATGCCGCTGGCCGCGCCGATCGGCAGCAATCGCGGCCTGAAGACGCGCGAGCAGATCGCGATCATCATCGAGCAGGCGGGCGTGCCCGTTGTCGTGGACGCGGGGCTGGGCGCGCCGTCGCACGCGGCCGAGGCGATGGAGA is part of the bacterium genome and harbors:
- a CDS encoding thiazole synthase; its protein translation is MTDAGDDTLVIAGEKFGSRLLLGTGKFSSPQAMAEAVAASESELVTVALRRVDLTQPDDLMMSALDTSRYRILPNTSGARDAAEAVRLAKLARAAGGYTWIKLEVTPEPNYLLPDPVETLKAAVELVKLGFTVLPYMNADPILARHLEDAGCATVMPLAAPIGSNRGLKTREQIAIIIEQAGVPVVVDAGLGAPSHAAEAMEMGAGAVLVNTAIAIADDPTGMARAFALGVRAGRAAYLAGAGGES